The following proteins come from a genomic window of Anopheles ziemanni chromosome 3, idAnoZiCoDA_A2_x.2, whole genome shotgun sequence:
- the LOC131288754 gene encoding mite group 2 allergen Lep d 2-like: MMKQVAALVLVFSAVAQGLQVLQCSDNRPGPQEVIIPGCSNLPCQVPNRSDFNFSVRFAPTFPTSSLTVDVRASLLGLFLPYEVPENLRNGCNNIDTSCPLTAGQSVTLTGNAPVEAPLTGVTVTMEFEIVGDGGQVAVCFAATVTIL, encoded by the exons ATGATGAAGCAAGTTGCAGCACTTGTGCTCGTGTTTTCGGCCGTTGCCCAGGGCCTGCAGGTTCTTCAGT GCTCCGACAACCGCCCCGGACCGCAGGAGGTTATCATCCCGGGCTGCAGCAACCTTCCGTGCCAGGTGCCTAATCGGTCGGACTTCAACTTCAGCGTTCGCTTCGCGCCTACCTTCCCGACCAGTTCGCTGACGGTAGATGTGCGCGCCTCGCTGCTCGGGCTGTTCCTGCCGTACGAGGTTCCGGAAAACTTGCGCAATGGGTGCAACAACATTGACACGTCGTGTCCGTTGACGGCTGGCCAGAGTGTTACTCTTACCGGCAACGCACCCGTTGAAGCGCCTCTGACGGGCGTTACCGTCACGATGGAATTCGAAATTGTTGGCGACGGCGGTCAGGTGGCAGTCTGCTTTGCCGCCACGGTTACTATTCTGTAA